In Chiloscyllium punctatum isolate Juve2018m chromosome 26, sChiPun1.3, whole genome shotgun sequence, the sequence aagccagagagggttcagaagagacttactagggtgttgccaggtatggaaggtttgtgttataaagaCTGGATcggttgggacttttttcactggagcataggaggttgaaagGCAATCTATGAaacaatgagaggtatagatagagttaacggCATTTGTCTTTTCTGTAGGATGGACGATTAAGGTGAGTGGAGAGATTCAAAAAAGACATGACAAGCCAATTTTTTGttttcagagggtggttcatgtgtggaatgaacttcctgaggaagtgttggatgcaggtacaattacaatatttaaaagacatttgcgtAGATACATGccgaacataattccaaactaaaccagtccaacttgcctgttgctggcccatgtccctctaaacctttactATTCATGTTTCCATCCAAACGTCTTTAAAaggtaattgtacccacatccaccatgtCCTCAGGAATTTCATTCCGCACCCGAaacttttttcaaaaaaatatttgccctttttttcagtttccctcctcccaccttacaaATATGCCCCCTGAGTCTCGCAATCCCCAATCCTAGCGGAAAAAACTGATTAACTCtatctgtacccttcattattttagaAACCATTGTCACTTTACTGCTTGTTGGGTTTGTGCACTGATTTGATTCTCTCATCCTTCACAAAAATGACCACACTTCTCAACGTCTTTCTTTCTAGTTACACCTGTTCACCAAAACATTAAAACAGTTGAGTGTAATGGTGAATATAAACAAAAAGATTAATGTTGACTTTTTTTAATTAGCAAAACTGTGCCTGTGTCGCTTTAAACCTTTTTTTCTTTCAAAGCATATTTGTGTGATCAGCGAAAGAGGAAGACAAAAGTACAAGGTGTGAAGATGCAGAGGACATGTTTGCAATAACGTGAATATTCTGACAAGGAACAGATCATTGTAGATGCTGAAACATCCCTACCCCTTCGATCAGTTGTTTTATATAGAAAATAGGCAATGGAATGTGTGCAGAAAGGAATGTACATAGTTGCACATATGTCAGATTATTTACTATTTTTGTATTGTCTGATGGAAAGGGTTAATTTTTTATATTTGAAATATGCTGTAAAGTTATAATTTTCCCTCCTGGAAACATTGAGAGCAAACAGAAATATTTTTGTATTCAGATGTTTTGTTGAGATATGTGCAAATGAGCATAAGGCAGTATCAGAATCAAATCTGCAGCATCTGTGCTCCATGTTTCACACCAGGCAGTGGTGAACAGTTGGAGAGTCAATGGCCCAATCTTGTAAAACTGGGCAGCACTTCTCATGAAtaagcattgtcagagtgggcaGGTGGGCTCCATTTGCCAAGCCTACCCAACAAAGTTGGAGATGGGTTGATGGGATTGGGAGTGTACTGAGCGAGGGCCAGTTGCCTCGAATAGGGCTACACCGGTGATAAATCCAGAATGGCTTTGGTGGGCCACCAATCAGTAGTTGAAAACAACAACCAATTCTTCCAAAGGCTGGGGGTGTTAAAAAATAGTGGCATGAAATGTATCCATAGCAAATCCAATTCCTATTGACTTCAATGGGGCAGTGCACCAGACTGAATAGAAAATGACAGATTCACTACAGAGCTGTTTTCGTCTGTTGGTGCAGGCCAGTTATAAGGTGTCCATCTCCCTGCAGCTCAGTTTGCAAATGAATTTGGAATTCTGTTTTGTGAGCAATAAATGGgtgtccttctccctccctcaGGGCCATGTCCCTCTGCAAAGGTGCACATCCCAGTCCCATGGTGCTGTGGCTTAGTGATATTTCTAATGACCAGGTCAAGGGGAGTTCTGGGGGTGGAAAGGCAAAGACACTACAAGGCAGCAGAGTCTTCTGAATAACAGATTGAGGTGCTATTTTGGCAGAtttcttctctttttttaaatCCCATCGCTTGATAGAAAATAGGAACCCATCGACACTAATTTTCTTCTGCCAAAGTGGAAGCAAGAAATGAAGAATTCCAAACCCCCTTCTGATAGGATTTCAATCTCATTTTATTTCTATCCATCTACCGTTAGTGGGCTTTTTCCTGCTTTAATGTGGTTTGGTCATTGTGGCTATCCTCTGCTGAGCATGTGAATGTGTTGGCATGCTCTTTGTGTGCAGTGTTGCCAGATTGGCTTCCCACCAACATTTTAACATTAGGGGATGTGCTGCTTGCATCTTTGCCCTGTAAACATTGCATTTAAGAGCACAAGCTAGAGATCTCAGAGCTGAGTGCATGGTGTGGGATATACTTTTCAGTACATTTGCCATTTCAATGTATTTttctcttatttatttttctgtgAATGTAAGATATGGATGTATTAGCAATAAACCAAACTTGGCAAGATACCTGACTGGCTTAAAGGGTTGTCTGCAATGACCAACTTTGCTTTGTACACACAATTTTTATTCATAcactggatgtgggcatcactgactatgCCAGCCTTTTAACTTAAAAGGTGTAAGTGAAACAGATGGCTTTTACTACAAAGGCCCAGCTCTTTATTCCAGATCTTACTGAATtccaatttcaccatctgccctggtgggatttgaacccaattCCCCAGAGCATTGGCCTGGAACATTTAGTTCAGTGACTGGCACAAGGGGAGGCAGTGGTATATTGGTAATCAACCTGTGTGGCTACTAAAGGCACAGAGTGCCTGACTATCTTTGGTACGGTGGTCATTCTAATAATCCTGGGTATTAGATTGGTGATTTTGACTAAGCAGTATTTGAGACAGAGGAATATTGAATGGCATCTGATCCACTTTTGTTTTAAATCTGAAAGAATCAAAATTGTATGGTCAATGCCCATCGGCTTATGGGGTGTAATAAATCTGCAAGTGAACACAAGTCAGCAAAAAAACTGGAAACTTCAAagatcggagcaggagtaggctattcaactCTTTGATGTACTCCACCATTTAATGTGATCATAGCTGATCGCCTAACTCAATATATTTTTGAATTATCTGCAAACATGCTGATTGTACCATCTACACTCCCATCCCTGACATTAATGTACATAACAAAGAGTAAATGTCCCAGCACCGATCACTGAGGTACAATGTTGgtcacaatcacaaacaccacctCCACCATTACCCTTTGCCTCCTATTTCTAAGTCAGTTTTGGAATTAGTTTGTCAAATTACCTTTGATCCCATGTATTCTTACCTTTCGGACCAGCTTTCCatgtgggatcttgtcaaagtccacgtaaaccacatcaactgcactatTGAGTCGCCTTTCTTTTAGAAAATACTCAGTTAGTGAGACAGGATGTCCCtccaacaaatccatgctgactaacaCTGATCAATCCCTACCCTTCCAGAATTTTTCCAATGATTtccccatcactgacatcagacAGTTGGTATTTCCTGGCTTATCCCTACAGCACTTTTTGAACAAAGAAACCACATTAGCTAATGTCCAGACagttggcacttcacctgtgaccaATGAAGTATTAACTAGCCCAAACAACACCCCAGCAATCTCTCCTCTTGCCTCCCATAGCAGGCTGGGGATACATTTCAtcaggtctggtggcatctgtggagagaaattggagttaacatttctgatccagtgacccttcctcagaactgagtttGAGGAAGGGTTGCTGGACCTGAAATgcgaactctgatttctctccacagatgaccgacctactgagtttttccagtaattttttttgcttctgatttccaacatctgcagttcttttggtgtTTACATCTTATCAGAACCTGGGGTTTTATGCACCTTTCTGTCTGATTAAAacatctaatacctcctccttattaatCTTAATATGCTCGAGAACATCACCATTCCAACTGATATTCCTGGCTACAATGTTCtccctgtgtgaatacagattaAATATATCCTTTTATAGACCTCGCCATGTCCACTGGTTCATGTGCAGGTTCTTCCTTTGGTTTCTAATAGGCCCCACTCTTTCCCTGATTGTTTGGGTGTTCCTCACTGACTTATGTACGTACACCAGTGAATTTGTGATATAACTAATGACTGACAATTTTGCCTTAAGttagtaatttataaaaataataATGGTTCCTTCAGCTGCTTGGTCTCAGTCCTCTGGAATTCTTTCCCCAAATCTCCACCTGTCTGTCAATCTTTTTGCTCCTTTCCAAGATGTTTCTGAAAACCCATTCCTTTGACCAAGCTATCAGTCACATGTCCTATTGTCGTCTCCATACGATGAGGCCATGTCAATTTTTTTTTGATCTGGTTATGTTGACGTGAAGCACATTTTACCAGCACATAAGTAAACATCCCAGTGTGTTGCTAAAACACAGTCCCATTTTGTTGAACCTCTTCATCTTGCACTCTTCAGGACGTTTGCAACATTTTTGTACTATAAAAACATTTTTATACGTCAAAGAAGTACTAGTGGAGCCAATGTAGTTAGTTTGGAAATGCcaagaggagggtggagttgtCTATGACAAATTGTGATGCCAGTTCAACAATTAGTGTATTTCAATTCTTTAACTTTTCTAGTTAATGATTATGCTTGAGAAAAACCTCTCTGAGAGAAATGCAGAACTTGCTTTGAGTATTACAATTACTTGGCTCTGGTCATAGCACATCATTTAACATCACAGCAGTGGCACTCTGAGTGCCATTCCTGAGTCTTGCACCAGCTCCAGTTCAGTGCCATTCTGAGGGAACTGCACCAGCACCAGGGCAGCGCCATTCCCTGGGATCTGCACCAGGTCCTGTGCAATGTCATTCCCTGGGAACTGCTGCAGGGCAGCGCCATTCCCTGGGAAATGCAGCAGCCCTTTTGGCTGCAGTTCCGGCAGTGACCGCGCGGGGCGGAGGCGGGGAGCCGGGTGAGTGTCGGTGACGTCATGTGGAGGCGACAACACACGGTCAGCTCCATGGGGCCGGCGGCGCGGCTGAGGGCGGCGGTGAGtgagccccacccccccccacccccaacacaccccccccccccttccccaacacccacacccccccccttccccaacacccacacccccccccacccccaacaccccccccttccccaacacccacaccccccccccacccccaacacccccccccacccccaacaccccccNNNNNNNNNNNNNNNNNNNNNNNNNNNNNNNNNNNNNNNNNNNNNNNNNNNNNNNNNNNNNNNNNNNNNNNNNNNNNNNNNNNNNNNNNNNNNNNNNNNNggaggggggagagagtgggggggatggggtgggagagagagagggggggatgttggggggggaagagagggggggatgtgagggggtgagaaagtggggggagagaggggggggatgtggggggagagaggggggggatgtggggggggagagacggggggggatgtggggggggagagagggggggggatggggggagaggggggtgggggtggagagaggagttgtagggagggaggggggtggtggatgggagggggcatggggggagagagagggtggatggggggagaggggggtgggggtggagagaggagttgtagggagggaggggggtggtggatgggagggggcatggggggagagaggggggatgtgggggagggagggtgggggggtgagagggggggttgggggggagagaggggggatgtggggggagggtgatggggggcgagagagggggcggttGGGGGGTagaggggggttggggggagggagggagggggcgtgaggggggggtggggcgacagcgagaggggtgtgtgtgggagggggatagtgagagtaggggttgggacagagagagtggggtgtgtgggaggggggatagagagagagaggagggagtgggggcacagagagaggaggggttgggggtggggggggacagagagaggggagtgtgggggaggggggccagagagagggtgatgtgggggaggggggacagagaccggggagggggacAGAACGGGATGTGTGGGTTGGGGGAAATGTAAAGAGAGCGGGGTGTGTGTGGCGGAGGAGAGGGTGCTAACTCTCTCTTTGATAAAGTCTCTGGTTGACGGTGATTGCctttaccctggggtggggggaattTAAGGATTAACGAGCACATTTTTAAAGATGACTCAAGTGAGATTTAtgaaagacatgagaggcaattttttttaatgcagtggGTGCTCCGTGTGTGGAATgatcttcctgaggaagtggcagATGTGGGTCCAattacgtttaaaagacatttgggttgATACACAAGAGATGGATCGATACAACATTTGGGGTGAATGTGATCACAGGTTATGGGGTGTAATGCCGGATTAGAGTATTGAtttggacgatcagccatgattgtgatgaatggGAGAGCATGTTCGAATGGCCTCCTCTTCCTACCTTCAGTGTTCCTATGATATGGACCAGGAagaggcaagtgggactaggttagtttgggattatgttcggcatttCCTGgtcgggctgaagggtctgttcccgtgctatTTGAGTGTATGACCCTTTTGAGAGAGGAGAGGATCCGACTGAGGGGAGGTGGATAGCACTGGGAGCCATTGGTTTCAAAACTATCCTGTTCACTATCACAACAAAACCTCTGgtcaacagaaattgctggagaaactcagtaagtctggtagcatctgtgcagagaaagcaatcTCAATGTTTTAGCCCAATGACCTTTCTTcaagtcactggacccgaaatgttaacctCCTTTCTCagtcacacctgctgagtttctccaacaatttctgttttttttaaagagttacagcatccacagtgctTAGTTTTTAGTGCAAAACTCTGATATGTTTCACTGAGAAGTAATTGCACTCTGTGTAATTTGCACAAATTTTTTGTTTCCCTTCACTTATTAAAACTAAACATTTTAATTTAGAATGTGTAATCACGCTGAGTTATATCACGTCCCTGGTTTTTGCTCCTTCACGTTATTTTTACTTGAAAATTTGACATTTGTGGCATCTTGTTTTCCATCCTTTGTAAACTCAATGTGCCCAACCCTGCTGCCCAAGTCCTACCACTGAGTGCTATGATTCCTCACCCGTTTGTTCACTGACCTGTTTGGGTTGCCACTTTGAAAAAGCCCCCGTTGTAAAATTCTCATCCTACTGTGCAAGTTgcacaccactccccctccatcCTCCCTGGCACCCCCATGCCTTTACATCCCTTCTATTTGTAACTTCCTCCCTCTTCTTTTATCCTCCTCCTGCCACAGATGAGGGTCTGAAGATAATTAAAGGAAACAATGACCTGAACAGGGAACAACTTCCTTCTGGTCAGAAAATGCAGAACAAGGAGAAATGATTTTAAACTTTTGAGCTAACGTGTTCACGGATGATCATCAGAATGGATTTCATTGTtagctaacaatgggttgtgtgacAAGGCTTCCCACTTCAACTCACCACTTTgttcctggccaacatctctgtcccaGGTTTGTTGCAGTGCTCTAGTGGAGCTCACCTCCAgtcggaagaacagcacctcacttCCTGCTTAGGAACTCTTGAGTCTTCTGGACTCAGCATCGAGTTCAACAATTCTAGGACTTAAAACAACTTGTCCTTACCCAATCCTCCTCTCACCAGGCCCTTTTTTATTCAaattagaatcccgacagtgtggcaacaggcctttcagcccagcaagtccacactgaccctcagaagagtaacctgTTCCCCTGTTACTCTGCGTTTTCCCCCGACTGATGcatccaacctacacatccctgaatgctatagggcaatttagcatggccaattcacctagagcactcatgcagatatggggagaacgtgcaaactccacacacagtcgcccgaggctggaatcgaacctgagtctctggcgctatgaggtcaATGTGGGCATTCAGGACTGCAAAGCTAGAGATGGGAAAATTAAATGGCAATACCGATCTTTCTCACACTAGTTAAATGGGGAGCGAGACTCAAGAAGTTTGTACCTAATGTTTGTAGATCAGTGAATAACCAATGAGTGCTCTAGCATCTCTGAACAGAATTTGTTAACTGCTGTTCCTTTGCTTTTAGACACTGGCACTCTCCAACACACTAAGAAGAAGTTTGTCAGCACAGACCAATGGCGAGGTCCGGATTACAgacattttaaaaagtaaattTCCGCATGCTTCAGCGATTAAAGTTGTGGATATATCAGGCAAGTAACAACCGACTTGCACAGTGTGTGCTAACTTTCTGGGAGTGAACAGATGATTGGAAAAACTGGCCAATGTTGCTTTTAACAATGTTGAGATTTAGGAAAAAAAGTTCCAAAGGGCAGCAGGGAAAGAGGGAAATTTAGCACGAGGTTTgggatgtctgtgtgtgtccagtTTTAGTTTTACCCTGAACATGGCCTTTTGAAGGACTGGTGCCAATGTTTTTAACACCAGCCATGGATAAGCCAGCAGGTTAAGACTGTGGTAAGGTTTTGATCTTCAATCTCTGCAATCGCTGCACTGATCTCCACGCAAAAGGCATTGAGGAGACCACTTCAGGCTGTGATGCTGAATTGACCTCAGTCACTGTGGGAAAATGCAAAAACCTTCCAAAGAAGTTGCTGCCAATCTAAGTGCCTTGACTAGAAATTACAAGGGCACGGAGGGGAGAGGGTGTTGGACTAGATTTTTATGTTTTCTTGTCTTCGCCCAGCGCTCTTCCGGTCTGTGTATGGACAGTAGACATCTCAAATGGTACACTGGAGAGCCTTCTGTTCACTCGAATCCTAGTGAGGCTGCATTCAAACTTTGAATAAATAAGGCAGACCAGCAGACAGACTGTAATTGTTTTTCTTTGCTTTGTGGTGGGATTGGTATGAGATAAAAGAACTGTTGAGGGTGTCAGCTGAGGGAGGAATTGTATTTGGGGCACTGTCTAACAGTGATAATCGTGACCACAGCCTACAGTGGAACATGCAGAGGAATGATTGACTCTGGATTGTCCTTTGCATTTGTTTCTTACTATAATTCACTGAGCAATATTTGCAAAGAAAAGGTGAAACGATTGTTAAAATAAGGGAAAGATTGAAATGACAATCCTTGAGACAAGACGGAGTTACTACAAAGTATGATCAGGTTCAGCTTTGTGCTGTCCACTATAAAACTTACTCCCAGTGTCACTCCTGCCTCAGCATTGATCTACTTGTCAAGTATATACACTTGCAGCAAAaacagcatcctcagttctttcagGTTTTTATAGATACTTGCAACATTTTTACCAATAGCAAGAATTAACTGGCTGAGAAGCAAAGGGATTTAACTGATTTTCAGGGGTTCAGCATTAGAAAGCTATCCGTGTGAATTCCCACCTGGGTGATAGTTGCAGTTTTATGGATCTGGACTCTTAAGATATACTTATAACTACTGCATTTCTAAGGACATTATTACAGATCAGAGCTATTCACCTGTAACCTTATAGTTTGAGTTGACAGGACTCTTTCTGGATAAAAAAAAACTGGGAAAGGACTTTGGGTGCCTCTGGAGAATTTGTAGCCCTTGCTCTCCCCCTTATCCATGTATTTGTAGTCCTTTAAATCACGGTGTCCAGACAGTTTGCTGTTCCAAGACATGGCTGATGTCGGTGGCACCACATTCTGTCCGTGGAAAATGTTTAATTCTGGACATAAGCCAAGCAATTTGTTATACTAATCAACTTGTATGTTATGACTCATGACCTCTCCTATCAATAGGAACTAGGGCAGAGTAGGCACAACAGTTCCTGATCTTGCacaccttcct encodes:
- the bola3 gene encoding bolA-like protein 3; the protein is MWRRQHTVSSMGPAARLRAATLALSNTLRRSLSAQTNGEVRITDILKSKFPHASAIKVVDISGGCGAMYEVHIESVEFKGKRVVQQHQMINQALKDEIQAMHGLRIFTAVPKVCDGGEDCR